In the genome of Nocardia sp. NBC_00416, one region contains:
- a CDS encoding histone-like nucleoid-structuring protein Lsr2 has protein sequence MARKLVVTVVDDLDGESVAAETVSFGIDGLMYEIDLSEANARELRAVLSKWTPFARKVGRLRRARREIVAQTVSAKVVREWARGNGFEVPDRGRIPSAVRDSYQRAMS, from the coding sequence GTGGCGCGCAAACTTGTTGTCACTGTGGTCGATGACCTGGACGGTGAATCCGTTGCGGCGGAAACGGTGTCGTTCGGTATCGACGGGTTGATGTACGAGATCGACCTGTCCGAGGCGAACGCGCGGGAGCTACGCGCGGTCCTGAGCAAGTGGACACCGTTCGCGCGCAAGGTCGGTCGGCTGCGCCGGGCGCGGCGGGAGATCGTGGCGCAGACGGTCTCGGCGAAGGTGGTACGGGAGTGGGCTCGCGGCAACGGGTTCGAGGTTCCCGATCGCGGCCGTATTCCGTCGGCCGTACGGGATTCGTATCAGCGTGCGATGAGCTGA
- the hypE gene encoding hydrogenase expression/formation protein HypE, with protein MRDDLSTPSAATIDADGWVCPMPLRDSPNIVMGHGGGGAMSGELIEHLFLPAFGAAADAGMGDSAVVRVGAARLAFSTDSFVVKPLVFPGGSIGELAVNGTVNDLAMSGARPLVLSTAFILEEGTALSEIAHVAAALGTAASAAGVSLVTGDTKVVDAGHGDGIFINTAGIGVLPDTVDIRPERAKPGDVVLVSGDIGVHGIAVMSCREGLEFGTTVLSDTAPLGGLVAAMLDTGADLHVLRDPTRGGVAATLNEIARAAGVGVSLDETALPVPGAVRDACGLLGLDPMYVANEGKLVAFVPPQDADRVLEAMHAHPLGARAAVIGTCVEEHPGMVVARTALGGTRVVDLPAGEQLPRIC; from the coding sequence ATGCGTGACGATCTGAGTACACCCTCGGCGGCGACGATCGACGCGGACGGATGGGTGTGCCCGATGCCGCTGCGCGATTCGCCGAATATCGTGATGGGTCACGGTGGCGGCGGCGCCATGTCGGGCGAATTGATCGAGCACCTGTTCCTACCTGCCTTCGGGGCCGCCGCCGACGCGGGAATGGGCGATTCCGCCGTAGTCCGGGTCGGGGCGGCCCGGTTGGCCTTCTCGACCGACTCCTTCGTCGTGAAACCACTGGTGTTCCCGGGCGGTTCGATCGGTGAGCTCGCGGTCAACGGGACCGTCAACGATCTGGCCATGTCCGGTGCGCGTCCGCTGGTGCTGTCCACGGCGTTCATCCTCGAAGAGGGCACCGCCCTGTCCGAGATCGCCCATGTCGCGGCGGCGCTGGGCACGGCGGCCTCCGCGGCCGGTGTCTCACTGGTGACCGGCGACACCAAGGTGGTCGACGCCGGACACGGGGACGGGATATTCATCAACACCGCCGGCATCGGTGTCCTCCCCGACACTGTGGATATTCGTCCCGAGCGCGCGAAGCCCGGCGATGTGGTGCTGGTCAGCGGTGATATCGGTGTGCACGGCATCGCGGTGATGAGCTGCCGGGAAGGTCTGGAATTCGGGACGACGGTGCTCAGCGATACCGCGCCGCTGGGCGGTCTGGTGGCCGCGATGCTGGACACCGGCGCCGATCTGCACGTGCTGCGCGATCCGACCCGCGGCGGGGTGGCCGCCACCCTGAACGAGATCGCCCGCGCCGCCGGTGTCGGCGTCTCGCTGGACGAGACCGCGCTGCCGGTGCCCGGCGCGGTGCGCGATGCCTGCGGGCTGCTCGGCCTGGACCCGATGTACGTCGCCAACGAGGGCAAGCTGGTCGCGTTCGTACCGCCGCAGGACGCCGATCGGGTCCTGGAGGCGATGCACGCGCATCCGCTCGGGGCGCGGGCGGCGGTGATCGGGACCTGTGTCGAGGAGCATCCGGGAATGGTGGTGGCGCGCACCGCGCTCGGCGGAACCCGTGTGGTCGACCTGCCGGCGGGGGAGCAGCTGCCGCGAATCTGTTGA
- a CDS encoding MFS transporter, translated as MSTLPSPTSTSTESIPGRTRALLGISLGYFMVLLDMTVLSVAEPDLAASLGSSIAGLQWVTTGYTISFAAFLLSAGAIADRYGAHRVFRYGTAGFGALSLLSAFAPDLVTLVALRVALGMAAAACVPASMAMIAQLYPEPARRARAIASWAAISGAAVAAGPIAGGALVGLAGWRSIFVVNAPIAVLVLALSAGAAVTCPRGEGRIDWPAQLAAAIVLALCTDALIAGGAQSWRHCALSAVGAVLATVTFALLEQRSTAPVLNRALLRSRRVCAGLSAGAAVNFALSGALFVLPLLLQQQRQLSPLHTGLAFLPLTVPFAVIPPFAGRLVARIGPARPILAGLSLLAAGGAVLGVAVFAAAGYPILATGLLLSGFGVAFALPALVAAIVNAAPAGTAGSVGGMLNAVRQVGATLGVAIMGMSAGTGIGWSLLISAGVCATAAALFAAAGTTG; from the coding sequence ATGAGCACTCTGCCGTCACCGACGTCCACGTCCACCGAGTCGATACCGGGGCGCACTCGTGCGCTGCTCGGAATCTCGCTCGGGTATTTCATGGTGTTGCTGGACATGACGGTCCTCTCGGTCGCCGAACCGGATCTGGCGGCCTCGCTGGGATCCTCGATCGCGGGCCTGCAGTGGGTCACCACCGGCTACACGATCTCATTCGCCGCATTCCTGCTCTCGGCGGGAGCGATTGCCGATCGATACGGCGCACATCGGGTATTTCGCTACGGCACAGCGGGTTTCGGAGCGTTGTCGTTGCTCAGTGCCTTCGCGCCGGATCTGGTGACGCTGGTCGCGCTGCGGGTGGCGCTCGGCATGGCGGCGGCCGCGTGCGTACCCGCCTCGATGGCGATGATCGCCCAGTTGTACCCCGAGCCGGCCCGGCGCGCGCGGGCCATCGCGAGCTGGGCGGCGATCAGCGGGGCGGCCGTCGCCGCCGGACCGATCGCGGGTGGCGCCCTGGTCGGGCTGGCGGGATGGCGGTCGATCTTCGTCGTGAACGCGCCGATCGCGGTGCTGGTGCTGGCGCTGAGCGCGGGAGCGGCGGTCACCTGCCCGCGTGGCGAGGGCCGCATCGACTGGCCCGCTCAACTGGCCGCCGCCATCGTGCTGGCGTTGTGCACCGATGCCTTGATCGCCGGTGGTGCGCAGTCGTGGCGCCACTGCGCGTTGTCGGCGGTGGGCGCGGTTCTCGCGACAGTGACGTTCGCGCTCCTCGAACAGCGCAGCACCGCGCCGGTGTTGAATCGCGCGCTGCTGCGCAGCCGCCGGGTGTGCGCCGGGCTGTCGGCGGGCGCGGCCGTGAACTTCGCGCTCAGCGGGGCGCTTTTCGTACTGCCGTTGTTGCTGCAACAGCAGCGGCAGCTGAGCCCGTTGCACACCGGTCTGGCGTTCCTGCCGCTCACCGTTCCGTTCGCGGTGATCCCGCCGTTCGCGGGCAGGCTCGTGGCTCGTATCGGGCCGGCCCGGCCGATCCTGGCCGGATTGTCGCTGCTGGCGGCAGGCGGGGCGGTACTCGGCGTGGCGGTCTTCGCGGCGGCGGGCTACCCGATCCTGGCGACGGGGCTGCTGCTCTCGGGCTTCGGCGTCGCCTTCGCACTTCCCGCTCTGGTCGCCGCCATCGTGAATGCCGCGCCGGCGGGTACGGCCGGATCGGTCGGCGGCATGCTCAACGCCGTCCGGCAGGTCGGCGCGACCCTCGGCGTGGCGATCATGGGGATGTCGGCCGGCACCGGCATCGGGTGGTCGTTGCTGATCTCGGCGGGTGTGTGCGCGACGGCCGCGGCCCTGTTCGCCGCCGCCGGCACGACGGGATGA
- a CDS encoding DUF6390 family protein yields the protein MFARFAYAPNQLGYCGPADAAVLREGSDDEVRAVARRFTGAWPYLQVMSRMSGLPDPLDHRLVESYWIGGGIGAGLDPAAFVTELLAVIGPAAGHYWKYLAAGSLVGEAAANHCFHVFGIYPWTRLLTRAGGDQPLRVLDNCRISWGAVVSRQDDELLIEGRRLTYDGLRLGLGESGTRRVPVWTDGFSAVPDAAPGQVVALHWDRLCGRLTPAQARVLAATTGRQLRVTNRRLAHDARP from the coding sequence ATGTTCGCCCGGTTCGCCTACGCACCGAACCAGCTCGGTTACTGCGGACCCGCCGACGCGGCCGTGCTGCGCGAGGGGTCCGACGACGAGGTGCGGGCCGTGGCACGTCGCTTCACCGGGGCGTGGCCCTATCTTCAGGTGATGTCGCGGATGAGCGGACTCCCCGACCCGCTCGACCACCGGCTGGTCGAGTCGTACTGGATCGGCGGGGGTATCGGCGCGGGCCTGGACCCGGCGGCATTCGTCACCGAGTTGCTCGCGGTGATCGGCCCGGCCGCGGGCCACTACTGGAAATACCTCGCCGCTGGTTCGCTGGTCGGGGAGGCGGCGGCGAATCACTGCTTCCACGTCTTCGGCATCTACCCGTGGACTCGCCTACTCACCCGTGCCGGGGGCGATCAGCCGCTGCGCGTACTCGACAACTGCCGTATCAGCTGGGGCGCCGTCGTGTCCCGGCAGGACGACGAACTGCTGATCGAAGGCCGTCGGCTGACCTACGACGGCCTCCGGCTGGGTCTGGGAGAAAGCGGGACGCGCCGGGTTCCGGTGTGGACCGACGGTTTCTCCGCCGTTCCGGACGCGGCCCCCGGCCAGGTGGTGGCGCTGCACTGGGACCGGCTGTGCGGGCGGTTGACACCCGCGCAGGCACGGGTGCTCGCCGCGACCACCGGCCGACAGTTGCGGGTCACCAACCGCAGGCTCGCGCACGATGCGAGGCCATGA
- a CDS encoding LysR family transcriptional regulator: MELRQLRTFEAVVRHRTVTEAAVALDLAPSSVSQQIRTLEGSLGVSLFVREATGMRLTPAGERLTAWARQLLEQAEQARREVRDERPRFRLGALETLAGFYVPRVLTRLAQRRPDIEIDVRADRARDGLLSAVTEGALDAVLLLDSGNRLGELGFPAPAEPLSFLDLDAVPLALVAAPTHSLADRTSLTPPDLAGQRLLVNVPECSFWMAGAAVLGPGPTRVRSGGVPVMRAWAEHGLGISLLPEIAVADSVERGTLVRLDFPAPALSLRLVWRTDRESLPGLRDILYAAAHPLP; encoded by the coding sequence ATGGAACTACGCCAGCTGCGCACCTTCGAGGCGGTGGTACGCCATCGCACCGTCACCGAGGCCGCTGTCGCGCTCGACCTCGCCCCTTCGTCGGTGTCGCAGCAGATACGCACACTCGAGGGTTCCCTCGGTGTATCGCTGTTCGTCCGCGAGGCCACGGGTATGCGCCTCACGCCGGCGGGCGAACGCCTCACCGCCTGGGCTCGGCAACTACTCGAACAGGCCGAGCAGGCGCGGCGAGAGGTCCGCGACGAGCGGCCGAGGTTCCGCCTCGGCGCGCTGGAGACGCTGGCGGGGTTCTATGTGCCGCGGGTCCTGACCCGATTGGCGCAACGCCGCCCCGATATCGAGATCGACGTCCGCGCCGATCGCGCACGTGATGGATTGCTGAGCGCGGTGACCGAGGGGGCCCTCGACGCGGTGCTGCTGCTGGATTCCGGAAACAGGCTGGGCGAACTCGGTTTTCCCGCGCCCGCCGAGCCGCTGTCCTTTCTCGACCTCGACGCCGTGCCGCTGGCCCTGGTCGCTGCCCCGACGCACTCGCTGGCGGACCGGACCTCGCTGACTCCGCCAGATCTCGCCGGTCAACGGCTCCTGGTCAATGTGCCCGAATGCTCGTTCTGGATGGCCGGTGCGGCCGTTCTCGGTCCGGGCCCCACCCGGGTGAGGTCCGGTGGGGTTCCCGTCATGCGTGCCTGGGCCGAACACGGGCTCGGTATCTCGTTGCTGCCGGAGATCGCTGTTGCCGACAGCGTCGAACGCGGCACGCTCGTCCGGCTCGACTTTCCGGCCCCCGCGCTCTCCCTGCGGCTGGTGTGGCGTACGGACCGGGAATCCCTGCCCGGACTGCGTGACATCCTGTACGCCGCCGCGCACCCGCTCCCGTAG
- a CDS encoding HoxN/HupN/NixA family nickel/cobalt transporter, translated as MARLSAAAIRDGWRDLDPGQRRSATGMTLAIVALHLIGFATLLFLVVPGGYLVDGTVFGVGLGITAYTLGMRHAFDADHIAAIDNTTRKLVAENQKPISVGFWFSLGHSTIVFVLVALLAAGVKALAVNLEDDNSRLQQWTGVFGTGVSGTFLILIGLLNLVSLIGIWRVFRGMRGGHYDEAELERRLDDRGALNRVFGPLMRAVRTPRQMYPVGLLFGLGFDTVTEVGLLVIAGGAAATDLPWYAILVLPVLFSAGMSLFDALDGTFMNFAYGWAFAGPIRKIYYNFVVTGLSVAVALLIGAQEIISIMTEKLDLTSGPLAWIGALDLGAMGFIIVALFVLTWALAAAIWRFGEVEQRWQRGLPVDG; from the coding sequence ATGGCGCGGTTGTCGGCGGCGGCGATACGGGACGGATGGCGGGATCTGGATCCGGGGCAGCGGCGCAGTGCCACCGGGATGACCCTCGCGATCGTCGCGTTGCATCTCATCGGGTTCGCGACACTGCTGTTCCTCGTGGTGCCCGGCGGCTATCTGGTGGACGGCACGGTGTTCGGCGTCGGCCTCGGGATCACGGCCTACACCTTGGGTATGCGGCACGCCTTCGACGCCGACCATATCGCCGCGATCGACAATACGACCCGCAAACTCGTGGCCGAGAACCAGAAGCCGATCTCGGTGGGGTTCTGGTTCTCGCTCGGGCATTCCACCATCGTCTTCGTCCTGGTCGCCCTGCTGGCGGCCGGGGTGAAGGCCCTCGCGGTCAACCTCGAGGACGACAACTCGCGACTGCAGCAGTGGACCGGTGTCTTCGGCACCGGAGTGTCGGGCACCTTCCTGATCCTGATCGGATTGCTGAATCTGGTGTCACTGATCGGCATCTGGCGGGTGTTCCGCGGTATGCGCGGCGGCCACTACGACGAAGCCGAACTCGAACGCCGACTCGACGATCGCGGTGCGTTGAATCGCGTGTTCGGGCCGCTGATGCGCGCGGTGCGCACACCCCGGCAGATGTATCCGGTCGGGTTGCTGTTCGGGCTGGGCTTCGACACGGTCACCGAAGTGGGCCTGCTGGTGATCGCGGGTGGCGCGGCGGCCACTGATCTGCCCTGGTACGCGATCCTGGTACTGCCCGTGCTCTTTTCAGCGGGTATGTCGCTGTTCGACGCGCTGGACGGGACGTTCATGAACTTCGCCTACGGCTGGGCCTTCGCCGGGCCGATACGCAAGATCTACTACAACTTCGTGGTCACCGGCCTGTCGGTCGCGGTGGCGCTGTTGATCGGGGCGCAGGAGATCATCTCGATCATGACCGAGAAGCTCGACCTCACCTCGGGCCCGCTCGCGTGGATCGGTGCGCTCGATCTCGGCGCGATGGGGTTCATCATCGTCGCCCTGTTCGTCCTCACCTGGGCGCTCGCGGCGGCGATCTGGCGGTTCGGCGAGGTGGAACAGCGGTGGCAGCGCGGATTGCCGGTGGACGGATGA
- the hypD gene encoding hydrogenase formation protein HypD, which produces MKYLDEFSDPQLAKHLLDRIRATTDRRWAIMEVCGGQTHSIIRHGIDQLLPDQIEMIHGPGCPVCVTPLEVIDKALEIAARPGVIFCSFGDMLRVPGSEKDLFHVKSEGGDVRVVYSPLDALQLARANPDRQVVFFGIGFETTAPANAMTVYQAQRLGIENFSLLVSHVLVPPAIAAIMESPLCRVQAFLLAGHVCTVMGTQEYPPLAEQYRVPMVVTGFEPLDILEGIRRTVAQLEAGRHEMENAYPRAVSDAGNPAAKAMLADVFEVTDRAWRGIGMIPGSGWRLSERYRDYDAEYRFSVGEMHAAESAVCRSGEVLQGLIKPNECAAFGTQCTPRNPLGATMVSSEGACAAYYLYRRLDQPAEVAHA; this is translated from the coding sequence ATGAAATATCTCGACGAATTCAGTGATCCACAGTTGGCCAAGCATCTTCTCGACCGGATTCGCGCCACCACCGACCGCCGCTGGGCCATCATGGAAGTGTGTGGCGGGCAGACGCATTCGATCATCCGGCACGGGATCGATCAATTGCTGCCGGACCAGATCGAGATGATCCACGGTCCGGGCTGCCCGGTGTGCGTGACCCCGCTGGAGGTCATCGACAAGGCGCTCGAGATCGCCGCGCGGCCCGGGGTCATCTTCTGCTCGTTCGGCGATATGCTCCGGGTTCCGGGCAGCGAGAAGGATCTGTTCCACGTCAAGAGCGAGGGCGGGGACGTCCGGGTGGTCTATTCGCCACTGGACGCCCTGCAACTGGCCAGAGCCAATCCGGATCGGCAGGTCGTCTTCTTCGGGATCGGCTTCGAGACCACCGCCCCGGCCAACGCGATGACCGTCTACCAGGCCCAGCGGCTCGGCATAGAGAATTTCTCGCTGCTGGTGTCGCATGTGCTGGTGCCACCGGCGATCGCCGCCATCATGGAGTCACCGCTGTGCCGGGTGCAGGCCTTTCTGCTGGCCGGGCACGTATGCACGGTGATGGGCACCCAGGAGTATCCGCCGCTGGCCGAGCAGTACCGGGTGCCGATGGTGGTCACCGGCTTCGAACCGCTGGACATCCTCGAGGGGATCCGCCGCACGGTTGCCCAACTGGAGGCCGGTCGTCACGAGATGGAGAACGCGTACCCGCGGGCGGTATCGGACGCGGGCAATCCGGCCGCCAAGGCCATGCTGGCCGATGTCTTCGAGGTGACCGACCGGGCGTGGCGCGGCATCGGAATGATACCGGGCAGCGGGTGGCGGCTCTCGGAGCGCTACCGCGACTACGACGCCGAATATCGGTTCTCCGTCGGCGAGATGCATGCGGCCGAATCGGCGGTCTGCCGGTCCGGCGAGGTACTGCAGGGGCTGATCAAACCGAACGAGTGCGCCGCGTTCGGCACCCAGTGCACGCCGCGCAACCCGCTGGGCGCCACCATGGTGTCCTCCGAAGGCGCCTGCGCCGCCTACTACCTGTACCGCCGCCTGGACCAGCCCGCGGAGGTGGCCCATGCGTGA
- a CDS encoding HypC/HybG/HupF family hydrogenase formation chaperone: MCLAVPGKVLSLEERDGTLMSVVDFGGLHKDVCLQYIPDAAIGDYVVVHVGFAIQRLDEESALRTLAEFEHLGVLNEEFADGFAVAAAQAGVENPDTARQRDPEEES, from the coding sequence ATGTGCCTGGCAGTTCCCGGAAAGGTGCTCAGCCTCGAGGAGCGCGACGGCACCCTGATGTCGGTCGTCGACTTCGGTGGCCTGCACAAGGACGTATGTCTGCAGTACATCCCGGATGCGGCGATCGGCGACTACGTCGTCGTCCACGTCGGATTCGCCATCCAGCGCCTGGACGAGGAGTCGGCGCTGCGGACCCTGGCCGAATTCGAACACCTCGGTGTGCTGAACGAGGAGTTCGCGGACGGTTTCGCCGTCGCGGCGGCGCAGGCGGGTGTGGAGAACCCGGACACGGCGCGGCAGCGCGATCCCGAGGAGGAGTCATGA
- a CDS encoding DUF6893 family small protein, which yields MATVGMIATGVAAVAAAIGVYIGIRSVPDVRRYLKIRHM from the coding sequence ATGGCAACCGTGGGAATGATCGCGACCGGTGTCGCCGCGGTGGCGGCGGCGATCGGCGTGTATATCGGCATCCGATCGGTTCCGGACGTGCGCCGGTACCTCAAGATCCGCCACATGTGA
- the hypF gene encoding carbamoyltransferase HypF — MTAGRARRRFVVRGVVQGVGFRPFVYTTAAELSLSGRVSNDSGGVIVETEGAPGDLDEFERRLTLSPPPLAVVESVERSELPVRGGTGFRIADTTGGGGRTLASPDIALCAACAAELRDPADRRHRHPFVNCTNCGPRFTIIAALPYDRPNTSMADFRMCDRCAREYHDPADRRFHAQPIACPDCGPRLFYTGPGGGEPLAAARALVRSGGILAVKGVGGYHLACDAANETAVAELRRRKHRGGKPFAVMAPDLGVAREITAVDTAAAALLTGPQRPIVLLPRGIRPIAESVAPGNPDLGVLLAYTPLHILLFGLPGDPPGPDILVMTSGNRSSEPICYDDADARERLAELADGFLWHDRRILVPCDDSVVRSVDGVESPVRRSRGYAPLPLALPMAVAPTLAVGADLKNTCAVAEGRYAWLSQHIGDMDDLATLRAFDATERHLENLTGVRPTQLAADSHPGYRSTEWARRNAGDRPVRTVQHHHAHIAAVMGEHGLGLTDSVLGIAFDGTGFGPDGAVWGGEVLAAGYKGYRRLAHLKYVPLAGGDTSVHRPYRMALAHLWAADIEWSPTIASVRACPPDERAVLGHQFETGLGCVPTSSMGRLFDAVASLAGVRHTVDYEAQAAIELEGISRGGAADGTEYRFVVDSGVDPALIDAAPVIAAVVADTANGVAPAVIGARFHAALARLVLDTALVRAVPSDTVALSGGVFQNALLLSATRRLLGEHGFTVLTHHRLPPNDGGLAYGQVLAAAAG; from the coding sequence GTGACCGCCGGTCGGGCGCGACGCAGGTTCGTGGTGCGCGGTGTGGTGCAGGGCGTCGGGTTCCGTCCGTTCGTCTATACCACTGCGGCCGAGTTGTCGCTGAGCGGCCGGGTGTCCAACGACAGCGGCGGCGTCATCGTCGAAACAGAAGGGGCCCCGGGCGATCTGGACGAGTTCGAGCGGCGCCTGACACTGTCCCCGCCGCCGCTGGCGGTGGTCGAATCGGTCGAGCGGTCCGAACTCCCGGTCCGCGGCGGCACCGGATTCCGGATCGCCGACACCACCGGTGGCGGCGGCCGGACCCTCGCCTCACCCGATATCGCCCTCTGCGCGGCGTGCGCGGCGGAACTGCGCGATCCCGCCGATCGCCGTCACCGTCACCCGTTCGTCAACTGCACCAACTGCGGTCCGCGGTTCACCATCATCGCCGCGCTGCCCTACGACCGGCCGAATACCTCGATGGCCGATTTCCGGATGTGCGATCGGTGCGCGCGCGAATACCACGACCCGGCCGACCGGCGGTTCCACGCCCAGCCCATCGCCTGCCCCGACTGCGGCCCGCGCCTGTTCTACACCGGACCGGGCGGCGGCGAACCGCTGGCCGCGGCCCGCGCACTGGTGCGTTCGGGCGGCATCCTCGCGGTGAAGGGCGTCGGCGGCTACCACCTGGCCTGCGACGCGGCGAACGAGACCGCGGTCGCCGAACTGCGCCGCCGGAAACACCGTGGCGGCAAGCCTTTCGCGGTGATGGCACCGGATCTGGGGGTGGCCCGCGAGATCACCGCTGTCGATACCGCGGCCGCCGCATTGCTGACCGGACCGCAGCGCCCGATCGTCCTGCTTCCGCGCGGAATCCGGCCGATCGCCGAATCCGTCGCGCCCGGCAACCCGGACCTGGGCGTGCTGCTGGCCTACACCCCGCTGCACATCCTGCTGTTCGGACTGCCCGGCGACCCGCCGGGACCGGACATCCTGGTGATGACTTCGGGCAACCGCAGTAGCGAACCGATCTGTTACGACGACGCGGATGCCCGGGAGCGTCTCGCCGAGCTGGCGGACGGATTCCTGTGGCACGACCGCCGCATCCTGGTGCCCTGTGACGATTCGGTGGTGCGATCTGTCGACGGCGTCGAGTCGCCGGTGCGTCGCTCGCGCGGATACGCGCCGCTGCCGCTCGCCCTGCCGATGGCGGTCGCGCCCACGCTCGCGGTGGGGGCCGACCTCAAGAACACCTGCGCGGTCGCGGAGGGACGGTATGCCTGGCTGAGCCAGCACATCGGTGATATGGACGATCTCGCGACACTGCGCGCGTTCGACGCCACCGAACGCCATCTCGAGAACCTGACCGGTGTGCGCCCCACCCAACTCGCCGCGGATTCGCATCCGGGCTATCGATCCACCGAATGGGCCCGCCGCAATGCGGGCGACCGGCCGGTCCGCACCGTCCAGCACCATCACGCCCATATCGCCGCCGTGATGGGTGAGCACGGTCTCGGCCTCACCGACAGTGTGCTGGGAATCGCGTTCGACGGCACGGGATTCGGCCCGGACGGAGCGGTCTGGGGCGGTGAGGTGCTCGCCGCCGGATACAAGGGTTACCGGCGGCTGGCGCATCTGAAATATGTTCCGCTCGCCGGTGGCGACACCAGCGTGCACCGGCCGTATCGGATGGCGCTGGCGCATTTGTGGGCGGCCGATATCGAGTGGTCTCCGACGATCGCCTCGGTCCGTGCCTGTCCGCCCGACGAACGTGCGGTGCTCGGGCACCAGTTCGAGACCGGGCTCGGTTGTGTCCCGACCTCGAGCATGGGCAGGCTGTTCGACGCGGTGGCCTCGCTGGCCGGAGTCCGACACACCGTGGACTACGAGGCGCAGGCGGCGATCGAACTCGAGGGCATTTCCCGCGGCGGCGCGGCCGACGGCACCGAGTACCGGTTCGTGGTCGATTCGGGCGTCGATCCGGCGCTGATCGATGCCGCTCCCGTGATCGCGGCGGTAGTGGCCGATACCGCGAACGGGGTGGCGCCGGCGGTGATCGGCGCCCGTTTCCACGCCGCCCTCGCGCGGCTGGTGCTCGACACGGCCCTGGTCCGTGCCGTGCCGTCCGATACCGTCGCCCTCTCCGGCGGGGTGTTCCAGAACGCGTTGTTGTTGTCCGCCACCCGGCGGCTTCTCGGTGAGCACGGGTTCACCGTGCTCACGCACCACAGATTGCCACCCAACGACGGTGGCCTCGCCTACGGGCAGGTGCTCGCGGCCGCCGCGGGCTGA
- a CDS encoding HypC/HybG/HupF family hydrogenase formation chaperone: protein MCLGIPGRVVEIPDGYHRQIALVDVSGEKRRVNIGLLEDDPARPGDWVIIHMGFVVEKTDEAGAAEAMAGLRMLGSGEQP from the coding sequence ATGTGCCTCGGCATTCCCGGCCGGGTCGTCGAGATCCCCGACGGCTACCACCGCCAGATCGCCCTGGTGGATGTGTCCGGTGAGAAACGGCGGGTGAACATCGGCCTGCTGGAGGACGATCCGGCCCGTCCCGGCGATTGGGTGATCATCCATATGGGGTTCGTGGTCGAGAAGACCGACGAGGCCGGCGCGGCCGAGGCGATGGCCGGGTTGCGCATGCTCGGCAGCGGTGAGCAGCCGTGA
- a CDS encoding hydrogenase maturation protease, whose protein sequence is MPDRVLVAGIGNIFLGDDGFGSEVVRRVRYDKEPRVRVVDYGIRGTHLAYDLLDGWDALVLVDAVPDRGTPGRVEILRVEPDADVAAGLDAHAMDPAAVFAAVRALGGAVPPAVVVGCQIESVDERLGLSVPVAAAVDAAVGAVRRVVADLLRSPQEV, encoded by the coding sequence ATGCCGGATCGGGTGCTGGTGGCCGGGATCGGCAATATCTTCCTCGGCGACGACGGATTCGGCTCCGAGGTAGTGCGCCGGGTGCGCTACGACAAGGAGCCGCGTGTGCGGGTGGTCGACTACGGCATCCGCGGTACGCACCTGGCCTACGACCTGCTCGACGGATGGGACGCGCTGGTCCTGGTCGACGCGGTGCCCGACCGCGGGACGCCGGGGCGAGTCGAGATCCTGCGCGTCGAACCCGACGCCGACGTCGCCGCCGGACTGGACGCCCACGCGATGGATCCGGCGGCGGTGTTCGCCGCTGTCCGCGCCCTGGGAGGTGCGGTGCCGCCGGCCGTGGTCGTCGGATGCCAGATCGAATCGGTGGACGAGCGGCTCGGTCTGTCCGTCCCGGTCGCCGCCGCCGTGGACGCGGCCGTCGGTGCGGTGCGCCGCGTGGTCGCCGACCTGCTCCGCTCACCTCAGGAGGTGTGA